One Lysinibacillus fusiformis genomic window carries:
- a CDS encoding GNAT family N-acetyltransferase encodes MNNLFTIDCGEILLREFRIEDVDAIYELTSQPEVYEFLPDWRSTRAQRLHWVTNDEIPSNQEFLSAVPHVGAQNYLKLGIILKETGEFIGFCNTGVKEELSEPNQTRKINRNKVFGKICRIYSCSARKIFIIVDKGSRWNGRSS; translated from the coding sequence ATGAACAATTTATTTACAATAGATTGTGGTGAAATATTACTGAGAGAGTTTAGAATTGAAGATGTCGATGCTATTTACGAGCTGACTTCACAACCTGAAGTTTATGAATTTTTGCCAGATTGGCGTTCAACGAGAGCACAACGCTTACACTGGGTGACAAATGATGAGATTCCCTCTAATCAAGAATTTTTGTCAGCCGTGCCTCATGTCGGTGCTCAAAATTATTTGAAGTTAGGCATTATATTAAAAGAAACGGGCGAATTTATAGGTTTCTGCAATACAGGTGTAAAAGAAGAACTAAGTGAGCCAAACCAGACTAGAAAAATAAATAGAAACAAGGTTTTTGGGAAAATTTGTAGAATTTATAGCTGTAGTGCAAGAAAGATTTTCATAATTGTGGATAAAGGGAGTCGATGGAATGGAAGAAGTTCATGA
- a CDS encoding GNAT family N-acetyltransferase produces MEEVHEKPKMTTERLVLRLFQATDAEAVTKLCNNYNIYKNTLYLPYPYSLNDALTWMEHHYDNFMADHSYEFAVTDKNTGEVFGAISLSNNKDFNQGEIAYWIGEPYWGNGYATEAAQSILQFAFEEKKLHKVFARYFSSNPASGQVMEKIGMTQEGMLKDHVIKEGRYLDLIYYGIINKNETDSTVSTANGENRF; encoded by the coding sequence ATGGAAGAAGTTCATGAAAAACCAAAGATGACGACAGAAAGGCTTGTCCTTAGATTATTTCAAGCAACCGATGCGGAAGCGGTTACAAAGCTATGCAATAACTATAATATTTACAAAAATACATTGTATCTGCCTTATCCGTATAGTTTAAATGATGCATTAACGTGGATGGAGCACCATTACGATAATTTTATGGCGGATCACTCGTATGAATTCGCGGTAACAGATAAGAATACGGGTGAAGTATTTGGCGCCATTTCATTATCAAACAATAAAGATTTTAACCAAGGAGAAATAGCGTATTGGATTGGCGAACCCTATTGGGGAAATGGCTATGCGACAGAGGCAGCGCAGTCGATTTTACAATTTGCTTTTGAAGAAAAGAAATTGCATAAAGTGTTTGCACGATATTTTTCTTCGAACCCTGCTTCAGGACAAGTGATGGAGAAGATTGGCATGACACAAGAAGGAATGTTAAAGGACCATGTCATAAAAGAAGGTAGATATCTGGATTTAATCTATTATGGAATTATTAATAAAAATGAGACTGACTCAACTGTGAGTACGGCGAACGGTGAAAATCGATTTTAA
- a CDS encoding multidrug effflux MFS transporter, with product MKKNIGNKTPSLLLLIVLVGFPQISETIFSPSLPSIAEAFETSMSDAQLTMSVYFIAFAFGVFFFGRLSDKIGRRKAMLYGLFLYFVGNVLCLVANEMAVLLVARFIQAFGASVGSIVTQTILRESFSGVERHKLFAQISAALAFTPAIGPLIGGFTDYYFGFKVVFLVLVAMSVIVFCYAFLRLPETALTTIEMKPILPIVKRMITNARLWRYGVLIGGINGVLFSYYTEAPFIFTQYFTLTSAMYGFLGIIVALASIAGAMLSKRLVSHTKPEKIIVRGLAIMLIGTLLATSVHFLPISLQMPTMIVSVFITLFGTGTALPNCLSLALIDFQDVIGSAGAIFSLGYYLLVSATIYGMSIFHNGTVLAMPLYFLALGIVMLLISLPLLYKKDAMF from the coding sequence TTGAAGAAAAACATCGGAAACAAAACACCTAGCTTATTATTACTGATTGTATTAGTAGGCTTCCCACAAATTAGTGAAACTATTTTTAGCCCATCATTACCTTCTATCGCAGAAGCGTTTGAAACTTCTATGAGTGATGCACAGCTTACGATGAGTGTGTACTTTATCGCTTTTGCCTTCGGAGTATTTTTCTTTGGGCGTTTATCCGATAAAATCGGTCGTCGCAAGGCAATGCTTTATGGGCTGTTTTTATATTTTGTTGGTAACGTACTTTGTTTAGTAGCAAATGAAATGGCGGTTTTATTAGTCGCACGCTTTATTCAAGCGTTTGGTGCAAGTGTTGGCTCTATCGTGACACAAACGATTTTACGCGAAAGCTTTTCTGGTGTTGAGCGTCATAAATTGTTTGCTCAAATTTCAGCGGCCCTTGCCTTCACACCTGCCATTGGCCCGTTAATCGGTGGCTTTACCGATTATTATTTTGGCTTTAAAGTCGTATTTTTGGTGTTAGTTGCTATGAGCGTTATTGTATTTTGCTATGCGTTTTTACGCTTACCTGAAACAGCACTTACTACAATCGAAATGAAGCCTATACTACCAATAGTGAAGCGCATGATTACAAATGCGCGTCTATGGCGCTACGGCGTATTAATTGGCGGTATTAACGGTGTATTATTTAGTTATTATACCGAAGCACCATTTATTTTTACGCAATACTTTACACTAACAAGTGCAATGTATGGTTTTTTAGGCATTATCGTTGCGCTCGCTTCTATCGCAGGTGCGATGCTATCTAAACGACTCGTTAGCCACACAAAACCTGAGAAGATCATCGTACGCGGATTAGCCATTATGCTTATCGGTACATTGCTCGCTACATCGGTACATTTTTTACCGATTTCATTACAAATGCCAACCATGATTGTTAGTGTGTTCATTACTTTATTTGGTACAGGTACCGCTTTACCAAACTGTTTAAGCTTAGCGCTCATTGACTTTCAAGACGTCATTGGTTCTGCGGGTGCGATATTTAGCTTAGGTTATTATTTACTCGTCAGCGCTACAATCTATGGTATGAGCATTTTCCATAACGGAACAGTCCTTGCGATGCCACTATATTTTTTAGCACTAGGGATTGTTATGCTTTTAATAAGCCTACCCTTACTTTATAAAAAAGATGCGATGTTTTGA
- the mgtE gene encoding magnesium transporter, with product MIKNITQDQITLQIIKALKEGKQKEFQAIVEELQPYDIARIFEGLPKKHHTRFLFFLIPKQIAELIQELEKEHQLRVLNKLGIEQSGQVMDLMENDDLASLLENLSPDKIEKLLSGMKREESKIVQNIMNYPSETAGRMMTNRFVWIPQHYTVREAVDKLKVFAEFSETINYLYVIDNDKKLVGVVSYRDLIISDEFEKIQDIMYSRVISVSADTDQEEVARVIERYDFLSIPVVENNNELVGIVTVDDIIDVVLKEANEDIEKLSASGKAIDFNTKAHVAAYRRLPWLILLLFIGLVSGTIISGFEETLSKVVALAFFMPMIAGMTGNTGTQSLAVVVRGLITSDTNKGVVYKLIFRELKVGLIIGITCGILISIIAYIWQGNPVLGLVVGSSLVITLIIGTLAGTIIPLILYKFKIDPAVASGPLITTLNDILSLLIYFGIATMFISKLM from the coding sequence ATGATTAAAAACATTACACAAGACCAAATAACTCTTCAAATCATTAAAGCGTTAAAAGAAGGGAAACAGAAAGAATTTCAAGCAATAGTAGAAGAACTCCAACCTTATGATATTGCACGAATTTTTGAGGGACTTCCAAAAAAGCATCATACACGTTTCTTATTTTTTCTTATTCCTAAACAAATCGCTGAACTCATTCAAGAACTTGAAAAAGAACATCAATTAAGAGTTCTTAATAAATTAGGAATCGAACAGTCAGGACAGGTAATGGATCTAATGGAAAATGATGATTTAGCTTCGTTGTTAGAAAACCTGTCTCCTGATAAAATCGAAAAACTTCTTTCAGGTATGAAGCGAGAGGAATCAAAAATCGTTCAAAATATCATGAACTATCCGTCCGAAACGGCCGGGAGAATGATGACAAACCGTTTTGTGTGGATTCCTCAACACTATACGGTTCGAGAAGCAGTTGATAAACTAAAGGTATTTGCAGAGTTCTCAGAAACGATTAATTACTTATATGTCATTGATAATGACAAAAAATTGGTAGGCGTGGTCTCTTATCGAGATTTAATAATAAGTGATGAATTTGAAAAAATTCAAGATATTATGTATAGCAGAGTGATCTCCGTTTCTGCTGATACGGACCAAGAAGAAGTAGCTCGTGTCATAGAGCGATATGATTTTTTATCAATTCCAGTTGTTGAAAATAATAATGAATTAGTAGGAATTGTAACAGTTGACGATATTATTGACGTTGTTCTCAAAGAAGCGAACGAAGATATTGAAAAACTTTCGGCATCTGGTAAAGCCATTGATTTTAACACGAAGGCACATGTGGCTGCGTATCGCCGACTGCCATGGCTTATTTTACTTTTATTTATCGGGTTAGTGTCGGGAACCATTATTAGCGGTTTTGAAGAAACATTGTCCAAGGTCGTTGCGCTTGCCTTCTTTATGCCTATGATTGCTGGGATGACAGGAAATACAGGCACTCAATCATTAGCTGTTGTTGTAAGAGGTCTAATTACTAGTGATACTAATAAAGGAGTCGTGTATAAACTTATTTTTAGAGAGCTTAAAGTTGGATTGATCATAGGCATTACTTGTGGGATATTAATTTCGATTATAGCCTATATTTGGCAAGGAAATCCGGTTCTAGGTTTAGTTGTTGGAAGTTCATTAGTAATTACTCTCATTATCGGGACTTTAGCTGGGACCATTATTCCTTTAATCTTATATAAATTTAAAATCGATCCAGCAGTGGCGTCAGGACCATTAATTACAACACTAAACGATATCCTATCGTTACTTATTTACTTTGGTATTGCAACAATGTTTATTTCAAAATTGATGTAG
- a CDS encoding ABC transporter substrate-binding protein, with the protein MKKQRGKQIILWVGSFLLLLIISACSTSNANSNVPDEQKEESEKTVQYTTITGEQVEIPADPKRVVYIGQTIGDFLAMGIPVVGNNLPQNPPSYYEGKFEGIVDVGNPGDLETILTLKPDLIINGYYKAEADHNEALSKIATTIPFNPALPYTERVKEMGNIFGKQEETAQLIAKFETQSQEMFDKLQLAEGATATVFYQLGKTLYVMGDRSLGAIIYGENGFAIPPAVQKNIIDQKGVSFVEVSEEVIPEFAGDHLFVLIQDDDESKTQADQLLQSPLWGNLPAVKKGNVYVVPNELNTDNLLALEQLFKELPQWMHKQ; encoded by the coding sequence TTGAAGAAACAACGTGGAAAGCAAATTATACTATGGGTAGGGAGTTTCCTCCTGTTGTTGATAATATCGGCATGCAGTACTTCTAATGCTAATAGCAACGTGCCTGATGAACAGAAAGAGGAAAGTGAGAAAACAGTTCAATATACAACGATTACAGGTGAACAAGTTGAAATACCTGCAGATCCAAAAAGAGTTGTTTATATTGGTCAGACGATTGGTGATTTCTTGGCGATGGGTATTCCAGTTGTTGGTAATAACCTTCCCCAGAATCCTCCTAGTTACTATGAAGGTAAATTTGAAGGAATCGTTGATGTTGGAAATCCAGGTGACTTAGAGACGATTCTGACTTTAAAACCCGATCTGATTATTAATGGTTATTACAAGGCAGAAGCAGACCATAATGAGGCATTGTCGAAAATTGCTACTACTATCCCCTTCAACCCAGCTCTTCCTTATACAGAACGTGTAAAGGAGATGGGAAATATCTTTGGCAAACAGGAAGAGACAGCTCAATTGATTGCTAAGTTTGAAACACAGTCGCAAGAAATGTTTGATAAGCTTCAATTAGCAGAAGGGGCGACAGCAACAGTTTTCTACCAGTTAGGTAAAACGCTTTATGTTATGGGCGATCGTAGCCTTGGTGCCATTATTTATGGAGAGAACGGCTTTGCCATCCCACCAGCTGTACAGAAAAATATTATTGATCAAAAAGGAGTATCTTTCGTTGAGGTTTCAGAAGAGGTGATTCCAGAGTTTGCTGGTGATCATTTGTTTGTACTTATACAAGATGATGATGAAAGTAAAACACAAGCTGACCAACTGCTACAAAGCCCACTATGGGGGAATCTGCCTGCAGTCAAAAAGGGAAATGTTTACGTTGTTCCTAATGAATTGAATACAGATAACTTGTTAGCTTTGGAGCAATTGTTTAAAGAGCTGCCACAATGGATGCACAAACAGTAA
- a CDS encoding helix-turn-helix domain-containing protein: MNLASLYIRLQHYDRFQVDQTISAISHNEGINNNEKNLCTLLIALSHGTRLYIDKIAIDLRQGSCILVLPVQRYTVESSNGEGELVRFTFETFEVEGTTLNPVAHPSLLCGGCPYNLLFSRVKQVLGNEAERRNQSLSASEMAMMQSRLQFILSMMVQLDEQAAYVQNEEKIKMIQHTVHYMEQHYDEDLTVEQLANMAGMVRWQYSQQFKTLTGQKPTDYLVHLRIKHAKKLLCNSTEPLSKISRQIGFKDEYYFSRCFRKLTGNTPREYANIHVHTQERTVIDSLGRKVHVPKNATRIVTDGKYTLGELLVLGISPVGAAISMKDNVIYHNKLRNIQNIGCWADPDKIAQLQPELVLLSYHHHAQDLQVLDAIAPTIVLDNKFRLFERLRYIAKLFERSKAAEKWITTYEDKVRLVRGQLADAYIAGETATVYLKLGTKFYIMGQNGLAASLYESLGFRPSPKVMHLIEQGQAWIEIQQHQLNHYVGDHNFILASRLELQTVAHCPQIAAIVELTPGKIHFMEATWNYEDPITRGRLLEVLPHIFKKKTM; this comes from the coding sequence ATGAATCTAGCATCCTTGTATATTAGGCTACAACACTATGATAGGTTTCAAGTTGACCAGACAATCTCAGCGATTAGCCATAATGAGGGAATAAATAACAATGAAAAAAATTTATGCACATTATTGATAGCACTTAGTCATGGCACACGGCTGTATATAGATAAAATTGCAATCGATCTGCGACAAGGGAGCTGTATTTTAGTTTTACCAGTACAGCGCTACACGGTGGAATCAAGCAACGGGGAGGGAGAGCTTGTGCGCTTTACCTTTGAAACCTTTGAAGTAGAAGGAACGACTTTAAATCCGGTTGCTCATCCCTCCTTGCTTTGTGGTGGTTGTCCCTATAATCTGTTATTTTCTAGAGTCAAGCAAGTATTAGGAAATGAAGCAGAGAGGAGGAATCAGTCTCTGTCCGCATCAGAAATGGCAATGATGCAAAGTAGACTTCAGTTTATTCTAAGTATGATGGTTCAGTTAGATGAGCAAGCTGCCTATGTGCAGAACGAAGAAAAGATAAAAATGATACAACATACTGTACATTATATGGAACAGCATTATGATGAAGACTTGACAGTAGAACAACTAGCTAACATGGCTGGAATGGTCAGATGGCAATATAGTCAACAGTTTAAAACATTGACTGGCCAAAAGCCAACTGATTATTTGGTCCATTTACGTATAAAGCACGCAAAGAAACTTCTTTGCAATTCCACTGAGCCATTGAGCAAAATATCTCGACAAATTGGTTTCAAGGATGAATACTATTTCAGCCGATGCTTTCGCAAATTAACCGGAAACACTCCGCGTGAATATGCCAATATCCATGTACATACTCAGGAAAGAACAGTTATCGATTCACTTGGCAGAAAAGTTCATGTTCCTAAAAATGCAACGCGTATTGTGACTGATGGCAAATATACACTTGGAGAGTTACTAGTTCTAGGCATATCCCCTGTAGGAGCGGCCATCTCTATGAAAGATAATGTGATTTATCACAATAAGTTACGAAATATTCAAAATATCGGGTGCTGGGCAGATCCCGATAAAATAGCACAGCTACAGCCTGAGTTAGTGTTGCTAAGCTATCATCATCATGCACAAGATTTACAAGTACTAGATGCGATTGCTCCTACTATTGTGTTGGACAATAAGTTTAGACTATTTGAGCGATTACGGTATATCGCTAAACTATTTGAACGTAGTAAAGCGGCGGAGAAGTGGATTACTACATATGAGGACAAAGTAAGGCTGGTACGTGGACAATTAGCAGATGCTTATATTGCTGGGGAGACGGCTACTGTTTATCTTAAGTTAGGTACAAAATTTTATATTATGGGCCAAAACGGATTGGCTGCCTCCTTGTATGAATCTCTTGGCTTTCGTCCCTCTCCCAAAGTGATGCACCTAATCGAGCAAGGGCAAGCATGGATAGAAATTCAGCAGCATCAATTGAATCACTATGTTGGAGATCACAATTTCATTTTGGCTTCTCGCCTAGAATTGCAAACAGTTGCTCACTGTCCACAGATCGCGGCTATAGTCGAGTTAACTCCCGGTAAGATTCATTTTATGGAAGCTACATGGAATTATGAAGATCCCATTACACGTGGACGGTTGTTAGAGGTGCTACCGCATATTTTTAAGAAGAAAACTATGTGA
- a CDS encoding LytTR family DNA-binding domain-containing protein, translating into MEAVLLVGDQMKISIEEINKELTEEILIRCHEVDDEILEIVNKLKTEDLIVLGYQNDGVYRINLRDIYYFEAVDGKVFIYCKDNVFEVKQKLYELEELLQGKNCFRASKSTILNIAKISSIYPSISGRFEAVLDNGERAVVSRQYVPVLKNMLGL; encoded by the coding sequence ATGGAAGCAGTACTTTTAGTGGGTGATCAAATGAAAATTTCAATAGAAGAAATAAATAAAGAACTGACAGAAGAAATCCTCATTAGGTGTCATGAGGTAGATGACGAAATACTCGAAATCGTAAACAAGCTAAAAACTGAAGACCTCATTGTACTCGGGTATCAAAATGATGGAGTTTACCGTATTAATCTTAGGGATATCTATTATTTCGAGGCAGTTGACGGAAAGGTTTTTATTTACTGCAAGGATAACGTTTTTGAGGTAAAACAAAAGCTTTATGAGCTTGAGGAATTATTGCAGGGAAAGAACTGTTTTCGTGCATCCAAATCAACGATTTTGAACATAGCCAAAATTTCTTCTATTTATCCGTCCATAAGTGGCCGATTTGAAGCGGTGCTTGATAATGGGGAACGTGCTGTTGTATCAAGGCAGTATGTGCCTGTCCTTAAAAATATGCTTGGATTGTAG
- a CDS encoding DUF3021 family protein, which translates to MKTNEFVQKIVKDFLIIFASIIIMITILRQMYYPNMAFDLNSIYIIMAFSFLSALIGFILYATHDISEKNMRIRIVIHFFTLELLLIALASVFDIVNNASDVIILVLQIAVIYILVRLLSWKNDKKEAQKINEKLKAFKKDALE; encoded by the coding sequence ATGAAGACTAACGAATTTGTACAAAAGATTGTTAAAGATTTCTTGATTATCTTCGCATCCATCATCATTATGATTACTATTTTGCGACAAATGTATTATCCCAATATGGCCTTTGATTTGAATTCGATTTATATTATTATGGCATTTTCATTTTTAAGTGCCTTAATTGGATTTATTTTGTATGCTACTCATGATATAAGTGAGAAGAATATGCGTATAAGAATTGTCATTCATTTTTTCACTTTGGAACTTCTATTGATTGCCCTTGCTAGTGTTTTTGATATTGTGAATAACGCATCAGATGTCATCATTTTGGTATTGCAAATTGCCGTAATCTATATTCTAGTTCGTCTACTGTCATGGAAAAATGATAAAAAAGAAGCCCAAAAAATCAACGAAAAACTAAAAGCATTTAAAAAAGACGCACTTGAGTAG
- a CDS encoding alpha/beta hydrolase family protein, which yields MGTLLLLIALAFEIAFSIYCIVTKQNHKKIMNWMRIAIFTAFVILTLSSVIVWSFRWGMLAILLSILAIMGTVSLIRNKSNTKQYTTSKIVWKTMITILALVFAFAPAIVFPQHKSPKVTGKYQVATATYTYIDKNRMEEFTAKGDNRFVNVEFWYPQKADETYPLLVFSHGAYGIKASNTSTYTELASHGYVVVSIDHPYHSFYTASEDGTKALINSDYNLEFSNSNKEGIYTKEETYELIQKWMKLRTDDMNFVIDTIVEKAKRDNSTVYQHINTEEIGVFGHSMGGAASVWVGKERDDVDAVVNIDAPFFSELVYNREMSDFVARDEDFTIPLLNIYSDDVWEQLESNSTYVANKLNNEHFKDSYTTHFKGAKHLSLTDLPLFSPILANILQGGKAEIDQYYCIEKANELILDFFDYELKDKGHFTPEETY from the coding sequence ATGGGAACTTTACTATTATTGATCGCTTTGGCTTTTGAGATTGCATTTTCAATCTACTGCATAGTGACGAAGCAAAACCATAAAAAAATAATGAATTGGATGAGGATTGCTATATTTACAGCCTTTGTCATTCTCACACTTTCATCGGTGATTGTGTGGAGTTTCCGCTGGGGAATGCTTGCCATACTGCTTTCCATTTTAGCGATAATGGGAACCGTATCTCTGATCCGTAACAAATCAAATACAAAACAATATACAACTTCTAAAATTGTGTGGAAAACCATGATTACGATATTGGCACTGGTATTTGCATTTGCACCTGCAATTGTATTTCCGCAGCATAAATCACCAAAAGTAACTGGTAAATATCAAGTCGCAACCGCTACTTACACATATATTGACAAGAATCGTATGGAGGAATTTACTGCCAAGGGGGACAACAGATTTGTTAATGTGGAGTTTTGGTATCCTCAAAAGGCAGATGAAACATACCCTCTATTGGTGTTCTCACATGGAGCATATGGTATTAAGGCAAGCAATACTTCTACCTATACGGAGCTTGCAAGCCACGGTTATGTAGTCGTTTCCATCGATCATCCATATCACTCCTTTTATACTGCATCAGAGGATGGAACGAAGGCTTTAATTAATTCGGATTATAATCTTGAATTCAGCAATTCCAATAAAGAAGGCATTTACACGAAGGAAGAAACCTATGAACTCATTCAAAAATGGATGAAACTTCGAACAGATGATATGAATTTTGTCATTGATACGATAGTTGAGAAAGCCAAAAGAGACAATAGCACCGTTTATCAACATATCAATACGGAGGAAATTGGTGTGTTCGGGCATTCCATGGGTGGAGCTGCAAGTGTTTGGGTAGGAAAAGAACGTGATGATGTAGATGCAGTTGTAAATATTGACGCACCGTTCTTTAGTGAGCTTGTTTATAATAGAGAAATGAGTGATTTTGTAGCGCGTGACGAAGACTTTACGATTCCACTTCTTAACATCTATTCTGACGATGTTTGGGAACAACTCGAAAGCAACTCTACTTACGTAGCGAACAAACTCAATAATGAACACTTCAAAGATTCATATACTACTCATTTTAAAGGGGCAAAACATTTAAGCTTGACCGATCTACCACTTTTCTCTCCTATACTTGCAAATATTCTGCAAGGTGGGAAGGCCGAAATTGATCAATATTACTGTATTGAAAAGGCAAATGAACTCATTCTTGATTTTTTTGACTATGAGTTAAAAGACAAAGGCCATTTCACTCCCGAAGAAACATATTGA
- the def gene encoding peptide deformylase — translation MNKFKRNYIIKMKDIVLEEANILRNKLKDVPFPLTNEDKEILVCMLNFLKNSQDPKMAEKHKLRAGVGLSANQIGLNKRMFVMYIDGKEYILVNPKIISHSINIVYLPDGEGCLSVNRDVLGYVPRYERIKISAYNIDGEIITHSFSGYEAIVAQHEFDHLNGIMFYDKINKSNPFELPKNII, via the coding sequence ATGAATAAATTCAAAAGAAATTACATAATTAAAATGAAAGACATTGTATTAGAAGAAGCAAATATATTAAGAAATAAATTAAAAGATGTCCCTTTTCCTTTGACTAATGAGGATAAAGAAATTTTAGTTTGTATGTTAAACTTCTTGAAAAATAGTCAAGACCCTAAAATGGCTGAAAAACATAAACTTCGTGCAGGTGTTGGCTTGTCGGCTAATCAAATAGGCTTAAACAAGCGAATGTTTGTTATGTATATTGATGGTAAAGAGTACATTCTAGTTAACCCTAAAATTATTAGTCATTCAATAAACATAGTTTATTTACCCGATGGTGAAGGTTGCTTATCTGTAAATAGAGATGTTTTAGGCTATGTACCACGATATGAAAGAATTAAAATTAGCGCTTATAATATTGATGGAGAAATTATTACACATAGTTTTAGCGGATATGAAGCAATAGTTGCACAACATGAATTCGACCATTTAAATGGTATTATGTTTTACGATAAAATTAACAAATCTAATCCATTTGAATTGCCAAAGAATATTATTTAA
- a CDS encoding helix-turn-helix transcriptional regulator, giving the protein MKNIIKVLRKKCGITQEELAKKCGVSRQTINCIENDKYDPTISLAFKIAKALNTKVDEVFIYE; this is encoded by the coding sequence ATGAAAAATATAATTAAGGTTTTAAGGAAAAAATGTGGAATTACCCAAGAGGAGTTAGCGAAAAAATGTGGTGTATCAAGGCAAACAATTAATTGTATTGAAAATGATAAGTATGACCCCACCATTTCACTGGCTTTTAAAATTGCGAAAGCACTAAATACAAAGGTAGATGAGGTATTTATATATGAATAA
- a CDS encoding VOC family protein: MKIQRIDHVGVIVNDLTAAKEFFRDFGLEVKGEWEMEGELMGYAVGLNDVKVACVGLGTTDGQTWLELIKFYSPSDEKDIQQPFANTLGIRHIAFTVEDIEAVIAKLKKKGTEIFSEIQQYEESYKLCYVRGPEGIILELAEEIK; this comes from the coding sequence TTGAAGATCCAAAGAATAGACCATGTGGGTGTAATCGTAAATGATCTCACTGCCGCTAAAGAGTTTTTTCGCGATTTTGGACTTGAGGTGAAAGGGGAATGGGAAATGGAAGGAGAGTTAATGGGATATGCAGTTGGGCTTAATGATGTTAAAGTAGCGTGTGTAGGATTGGGAACGACAGACGGTCAGACATGGTTAGAGCTAATCAAATTTTATTCACCGTCAGATGAAAAAGATATTCAGCAACCCTTTGCAAATACACTGGGTATCCGACATATTGCATTTACTGTTGAAGATATTGAAGCTGTTATTGCCAAATTGAAAAAGAAGGGTACGGAAATCTTTAGTGAGATACAGCAATATGAAGAAAGTTATAAATTATGCTACGTTCGTGGTCCAGAAGGAATTATTTTGGAGTTGGCTGAGGAAATCAAATAA
- a CDS encoding magnesium transporter: MSFCSFIATNYEMPEVETKAKYITVKEAIELEIKPYALVPWEKMDPKTQILFVENEEDLNELVIKKDAYYDVSGYTSYSFIYEVSFIYSELRAKQLLEYLKENIREGQILELWRVWIGHDDNEIHIPYIRCYYEELSLNHLVQMYNWNHEKYKEQYCIVLER; encoded by the coding sequence ATGAGTTTTTGTTCATTTATAGCAACAAATTATGAAATGCCAGAAGTAGAAACAAAAGCAAAGTATATTACTGTTAAGGAAGCTATTGAATTAGAAATAAAACCATATGCGTTGGTACCTTGGGAGAAGATGGACCCTAAAACCCAAATATTATTTGTTGAAAATGAAGAAGACTTAAATGAATTGGTCATTAAAAAGGACGCTTACTATGATGTAAGTGGATATACAAGTTATTCATTCATTTATGAAGTGAGTTTTATCTATTCGGAATTGAGGGCAAAGCAATTACTGGAGTACCTAAAAGAAAATATTAGAGAAGGACAGATATTAGAACTATGGAGAGTATGGATTGGTCATGACGATAATGAAATACATATACCGTATATTAGATGTTACTATGAAGAATTATCTCTAAATCATCTGGTACAAATGTACAATTGGAACCATGAAAAATATAAAGAACAATATTGTATAGTATTAGAAAGATAA